The Pontibacter sp. SGAir0037 DNA segment TCACTTCAGTATTTGTATTGGCCGTAGCAGTAGTAGTAGAATAGTTACTAAAGTTGTTCGCCAATGAGCTTTCCAGTTTATAGGCGTAAGCTCCTGCCAAAGGGCTAGTAAAAGGAGCTGCAGCAGAAACTATTTTATCTGACTCTGTAATAACATCAGCATAACGTCCCATCACCAAATATACCCTAGCCTTCAGTGCTATTACAGCTGCTTTGTTGGCACGTGTAATGTTTAAAGTAGTGTTGTTCGCACCAGTGCTGTACTTTTCAGGTAATGCTGTTTCTGCCTCATTTAAATCTTTAAGAATTTGAGTATATACTTGGGCTACAGTACTTCTGGCTAGAGAATTATTAGCACTGGTTGTCTCAGCCTGTAAGCGCAGTGGCAAGCCAGGTGAAGCTCCGTTATCAGCCACATAAGGTTTTGCAAACATCTGAACCAGATAGAAATAAGACATGGCTCTGATAAATTTAGCTTCGCCCTCATACTGTTTAGCCGTTTCGGCAGGCACGCTGTTAGGGTTTTCAGCTAAACCTTTTAAGAACAGGTTTGTTCTGTTGATGGTTAAGTAACCTCTTGACCAGATATCTGTTAAGTATGGTTCATCTGCACCGCCTGTCTGGTTCCAGATACTATAGCCTGTAACGTTATTTGCTGTTCTGTTTACAAATTCTTCTCCCCTGATATCGTTATAGATCTGATAACGTCCTCCTAAAAAGCGACCATGCTTTATAGAACTGTACAATCCATTTACCTGCGCCAGCACAAGGGCCGGCGTTGCAAAGTTATTCCCTTCCAAAACAGTAAGTTCTGGTTCAGCTGTAAGGAAATCTTCATCACATGATGAAACAACAGGCACTAAAGGTATAGTTAAAAAAGCAAGCTTAACTATATATCTTTTACTTGATTTTATATTCAACATTTTCATTCAAATTTAAAGTAGATTAGAATCCTAGGTTTAAGCCAACAGTCATCACCCTTCCTTGAGGAACAGAGTTTCGTTCGATACCAGAAGCAATGTTAGAGTTTCCGTTTGAAGAAATTTCAGGATCTGAACCAGTATAACCAGTAAGTAAGAACAGGTTATCAGCCTGAGCGTAGATTCTTAGTGAATTAATACCTGATTTACCAAACAAGCTCTTGGGTAATCTGTAGCCCAACAGAATGTTTTGTAGGCGAAGAAAATCTCCCTTCTGCACATTGGCATCAATCGGGAAAGCAGAGCCATTTGAAACGTTATCACCAAATACAGGGCGTGGTATATTTGTATCTTTGTTGGTTTCTGACCAGTAGTTTAACACATCTGTGTGGTTGTTCCAGATACGTTGATCACGTAAGCCCGCCTGAGTACCGTTATAGATATAGTTGCCACCGGAGTAAGTAAACAAGATGTTTAAATCAATATTCCTATAGGAGAAGTTGTTTGTAAAACCACCATACCATTTTGGAATTGTGTTACCTGCAATCTGAGCATCTGCACCAGACACCGCTGAGGCTTGCGTTCCGTTAAGGTAAGTCCAGGCGTTGGCACCACCTCCATGTAAGTATTGTACCTGCTCTCCGTTTTTGTTAATAAAGATTCTTCTACCATTTTCAGGATTTATGCCAGCAGTTTTAACCACATATAAACTACTCACAGGATAACCTACTTTTGTGATGTTTGCTGTTTCTAAAGAACTGGTTGCTCCTAAGATAGGATCTTCCCCTACGAGTGCAGTAACTTCATTCTTAACTGTTGTGATGTTAAAATTAGTTGTCCAGGTAAATCCTCCTTTATCGATTGGGGAACCGCTGATGGCAAATTCAAAGCCCTTATTATACATGGAACCTACGTTTTGCAAAATAGAGTTACCAGGTATCCCTTTTGAAGGTGCCTGTGGAACTGCCAATATCAAACCATCAACATCATTGTTATAGTAATTAGCCTCTAAAGTTAACCTGTTGTTGAATAAGCCTAAATCGAAGCCAATGTTGGTTTGATTACTAGTCTCCCAAGTAAGTTCGTTATTTCCTGCCTGCGCATACACAAGGCTTGGAACTGTAGCATAAAGTCCGTCTGAATATTGCGTATAAGAACCGTAATTATCTCCAATGTTACCATTACCCACTTTACCCCAACTGGCTTTCAGTTTAAAATTAGAAACTGTGTTCGCAAAAGAAGCATTTTTAAAGAAATCTTCTTCAGACAGAGCCCAACCAATAGAAGCACCACCAAAATTACCCCATCTTACCTCAGAAGCTAACGCTGAGTTACCATCTCGTCTGAAATTAGCATTCAGGAAATATTTATTGGCATAGTTATAATTCAAACTTGAGATATAAGATTCATATACTCTCTTCCCTAAAGAACCACCAGCACTATTGATGCCATATGTCGCACCATAGTCATTAAAAGTTGGTATAGCTAATTGAGAACGTGTTGCCCACCAGTAATCTGACGTCATTTCCTGAGCATCAGTACCCACTAAAAGGCTAAAATTGTGATTTTCTGCAAAAGTTGTCTGATACTGTAAA contains these protein-coding regions:
- a CDS encoding RagB/SusD family nutrient uptake outer membrane protein — encoded protein: MEGNNFATPALVLAQVNGLYSSIKHGRFLGGRYQIYNDIRGEEFVNRTANNVTGYSIWNQTGGADEPYLTDIWSRGYLTINRTNLFLKGLAENPNSVPAETAKQYEGEAKFIRAMSYFYLVQMFAKPYVADNGASPGLPLRLQAETTSANNSLARSTVAQVYTQILKDLNEAETALPEKYSTGANNTTLNITRANKAAVIALKARVYLVMGRYADVITESDKIVSAAAPFTSPLAGAYAYKLESSLANNFSNYSTTTATANTNTEVILAAPFADLDAPGTQNQIGYYYNAGNIEFTLNTTTGIYADTQFRTEDVRKSALTATYTGLTAQPRILTKFSGTSPYTTWVPLIRYGEVLLNLAEAEARVGSEVRALALLLAVHHRSDPSWIYVPTGKQNLINTILTERRIELLGEGFRTNDVFRTQQPLLSRGAGSATVLASIPTTDPRYLLPIPTAEVLTNGAL
- a CDS encoding TonB-dependent receptor — its product is MRKLLLICFALLCVLHQHAYAQGKTVSGTVTDQATGQGLPGVSVLVKGTGTGVTTGANGTYTINVPANATTLVYRFLGYVSVEREIGNLTSINVTLGTDDKVLNEVVVTGYGTTNKQEFTGAAATVTGEAIKERPVQSFAQALTGQAAGVNIVQPNGLLNNPPVIRVRGVNSISLSSFPLVVVDGIPISTGGVSDNSASNNPLADINPADIESIDILKDAASTSIYGSRAAAGVLIITTKKGKQGQTRVNYDGWVGVSKATRLPDMLNAQEFMDYKNMARANANLAEGFLPSYNADGSMVDTDWLDLVYRNAVSHNHALSVSGGTDRTSYYFSAGVSDQEGFIKNNVFNRKTARLNINHKVTDWFSLRGNVTYSNSLNQAPNSGSLPGQAFSVAGLGRIALVMSPNVSPYNPDGSYNLSGNAIGAGANVGSVGYYNPVVLLDLDKMTSESNRIIANMGADFTLFKGLTFKTTYSYDLNNTEGKLFYNPLNGDGWVAAPATGGSSSNSNGRRENWNWVNTLQYQTTFAENHNFSLLVGTDAQEMTSDYWWATRSQLAIPTFNDYGATYGINSAGGSLGKRVYESYISSLNYNYANKYFLNANFRRDGNSALASEVRWGNFGGASIGWALSEEDFFKNASFANTVSNFKLKASWGKVGNGNIGDNYGSYTQYSDGLYATVPSLVYAQAGNNELTWETSNQTNIGFDLGLFNNRLTLEANYYNNDVDGLILAVPQAPSKGIPGNSILQNVGSMYNKGFEFAISGSPIDKGGFTWTTNFNITTVKNEVTALVGEDPILGATSSLETANITKVGYPVSSLYVVKTAGINPENGRRIFINKNGEQVQYLHGGGANAWTYLNGTQASAVSGADAQIAGNTIPKWYGGFTNNFSYRNIDLNILFTYSGGNYIYNGTQAGLRDQRIWNNHTDVLNYWSETNKDTNIPRPVFGDNVSNGSAFPIDANVQKGDFLRLQNILLGYRLPKSLFGKSGINSLRIYAQADNLFLLTGYTGSDPEISSNGNSNIASGIERNSVPQGRVMTVGLNLGF